Below is a window of Lemur catta isolate mLemCat1 chromosome 11, mLemCat1.pri, whole genome shotgun sequence DNA.
CTCTGGCCCAGGCTCAAGATCATGCCTACTGACCTCGATACTATCACCTCATTTTACGGAGAGAAGCTATATACCTACTTCATGAGGCTGAACaaattaataattgaaataactgaaaatacaTGTGTTAACAGATGTGAAACCCAGttggcacagagctgggcacacaGAGAGCACTCTATGCTGCCATCTACCCAGCCCCTGGCCTGCCCAAGAAAACTGGAGGGAAATCACTTTGCTGGAGGAAAGGCAGAGGGATTAACTTGTGCAAAAACAGACAACTGTAAGAAAGTTTTGCTCTGACATGGCAAAATTCAACGCAAACTCTTCTATTCTATCTGTTGGTCAGCTTGCTCTCTTTCCAGAAGGAAactctatttttcatttccaccagAGTTTTAAGATGCAGAAGGAGGGGAAGGTGGAGAGAGCTCTACAGAAATCAGAGCTCTGCATCTGCTGGTCCCAGCAGGGACCCAGGGAGCCCCGTCTTGAGCTTGCTTCCTTCAACACGATTTGTGACCAATGCAAACACTGTTCCTACCGGGTCCAGCAATGCTGATCTCACATCCTCCCCGTAGCGGTTCCGCAGGCAGGGCCCACAGAACTGTCCTCGCACACCGCCACAGCTCTGGTTCCGGCACACTGTCTTGGTGTCGATGGTCTTCTGCCGACACTGATGGCACGTGTTACCCTGGAGGAGAGGAAGGCGGTGAGCAGGTGAACATAGGGATTTATACGGTGATGCCTGTGAGGCCAGATGTCGTCATGTACGTTCCTGGGTGCACAAAGAAGCACTGCCCGTCTCCTTGAATCTAGCAGGGCTATTTCCCTAGTACAAACCATGCCATCTTCCTCCAGACTGTAAGCATTTCCATTCTGGGGCCAGAAAAGCATATTAGGCCAAATGAGGctgagcagagagccaggaggaacAAAACAATCAGGCCATCGGGAAGAGAGACCAGACGAAAGCTTGAGACAAGGGGTGGCAGAGCTCCTATAAGATGACAGGTGACCAAGTGGCAATGAGCCTTGGGTGTCATCAACTCAGCTCCAGCCTAGTGTTGGAGACCTGGGTATCTACAGTGTAAAATCTCCTGGTTTTAAAACATTGGCAACCTAATTAAAAACACTTTACTACTACCTTAAGGCAGCGTCCCATTACGTATCCCCAAAAAATGATGTAGAACACCACAAAGCCTCCCTCTAAATCACAACTTGGAAGATATTTTAACACTCATTTCCTACCAACCAAAGATATTCTGTCAAACTTTATTTTCTATGGTTATATTACTCCCCTAACCCCAATACACTAtcttttacaatatttaaaatataggactatgtaatattttaaatatgacaattatatataaaaatccctTTTAAACTTTGCTCCGGTCTTCCCCAGATTCTATGCATCCCCAAGAGAGCCCTCTCTCCTGACGAGAACTACCGCACTACCGCCCCTTTCCCAGTCACAGCTGACCTTGACCTCCAATTCAGAGCCTGCCTCGGATCCCCTGGGGAGGTGGCACTGTCGCCCCTGataacagcttaaaacaatgTAGGATCTCACATGCCAATGCCTTAGACTCCCAGTAAGAATCACAATCATGCCAATTATTCATAATCTATACTTTACCAGCACTTTATCATAGATTTTATCTCGAACAGTTATGGCAACGTTTTCTAAGTCCTCTTCAGTGATATCCTCCACTGGCCGAAAGGAAGATACACGGTGACGTCGTCTATACTCCCGGCCTTTACCCTGCAAAACGAACAAAAGCAGAACCTGGAATAAGATTTTGagtggttaaaataaaaattataaaaattctaaactcTCAAAGATCTAGCACCCTTCACATTAACCACACATCTCTCTTCTGTTTCCCTGGAACCAGTTCATTCATTTAGCCATTTACTGAGCTGCTGCCATCTGCCAAGCTTCCTTCTCGGCAAGGCGATGCAACAACAAATGAGAAACTCAGGTTTCTTGGTTCTTTATTATCTAAGCTCTATAGGGACAGGAAAGTAAACCAAGTAAACCACACTGAATAGCCAAACCCATGAAGGGAAGGGTCCAAGTTTCTCCCTCCAGCCTGAGAGCACCTGAAACACCCCATTCCTGAAACAGAAAGGCAAGGGGGACTCACTATACCTCTCCACATGCGAAACCACCAGGAAGCTGACAGCAGCTGTCAACAGGCCTTTACTGCCCGCACCAGAGAGCAAGCTGGGGTCCTAAGGAATGAGCTGCTTCTCAGCTCAGCTTGAATATAGGACTGTTTCTGTGACCTACAGCTTAGACCAGGGGTTCTTCTCAAAGTGGGTCCCCGAAGCATCAGCGTCTCCTAGGAACTTGAAGAAATGCAAGTTCTTAGCTGCTGcggacctactgagtcagaaccTCTGCACTGTTCACCAGCCCCGGGGCGTCTGTGACGCCTGCTTCAGGACCAGTGGCTCAGACAAAGAATAATTTGTTTATCAGTCAGAAAATACCCCACTAATCGTCTTCCTTCTTCTGAAGCTGTAAAACTCTTCTGCAAATTTGGCGGCTGAGACAGTGAAGTTCTCCAGAGCAAACTTCTCAGGAGGCCGCGCACTCCGGGCGGGGTTCATGCGCCGCGTGATCTGTCCCTCCGAGAAGGCCCGCCGCACGGTTTTCTTCTTCTGAAACCAAGAGCACAGACATATGCAACTGGGGGCGCTTGAATACAAGCCATGTGGTGACTGGCTGCTAAGTATCGGTATTGGTATGAATAATTATAAGGAGTTCCACTTACAGAAGTTGAGGCCGGGGTTCGTGCAGGGAAGAAATCGGGCACTGAGTTCAGTTCTGCCAAGAGCTGGGCAAGCTGAAGTTCAGAACAAAAGAAAGGATCTTACATAAATAATGCTGTCAGGTCTAGGTCATCCGGCACCTACCACAAGTCTTCAATTTTGCTACCATAAGAAACCTAACTGAAGCAATTTATGAAACCCTCATTTATACTTTTAATCTCCAGAGGTAAGATTCTGATGTCATCATTCATATGGATAAACGTTActcctattcctttttttttttttttgagacagagtctcactctgttgcccaggctagagtgctatggcgtcagcctagttcacagcaacctcaaactcctaggctcaagcaatcctcctgcctcagcctcccaagtagctgggactacaggcatgcgccaccatgcccagctaatttttctatatatatttttaactgtccatataatgtctttctgtttttagtagaggcagggtcttgctcttgctcaggctggtctggaactcctgagctcaatctggcctcctcggcctcccagagtgctaggattacaggcgtgagccacctcacccggcctatGCCTATTCCTTATGTATAAGGACCGTGACTCTATGAACACAGTCCTGGAATGATCAAGGCCTGGAGCATGCGGTCTGAATCCTGACGTAGAGGCTAATAAGCAACGTGGCCCTGGAACAAATCATTTTGCACATCTGCACCTCAAGTCTCCAACATGTTATATAAAGTTCACCTAGATTATTCTGATGGTTAGAGCTCCAACAATCTGATTCGAAATTTAAATAGCTAGGTTAATTTCCCCTCAATAAATATAACTGataaaaatattcccaaatgAACATCTAATAACACCAGTAATGGGCATTAACATTAATATCAGAGAATTTGATTAGGATTCCTTTTAGTTTATACAGTCAGGTGAATGTCACTAAAAAACCATGAAGAACATAGTTCTTATTTTAAAGACGGAAATGGATATAGTGCTGAAAATTTCCCTTTGCCAACCAAAATGGGTCTTAGGATAAAAACCATCCAAAAGTaggctttccatttttttaagtaacttaTTAGACGTGTAAGATTGCATATACAGTACCATtacattatacttttttaaaaggaaaatattaaaaatgccaaAATCCACTATGAGTGGTAGAACtataaaaaattctataaataattatGAGGCAAACAATGATTCTCCAGAATGACTGGATTAACAGTTATTGACCACATACAGAAAAACCAAATACACATAATACAGGCTTCACCTTATTCCATTAATTGTTctaatgaagacattttaaagtgaattaaaaCCGCTGAGGTTGTTTTAATTCCTGGACCTCTTCCACTCCTTCAGATGGTGTCTCCAAACCACGGCAGGTCACCGCGGGAGAGCGGTTTCTGGGTGGAAAGCCGCCTGCCTGCCCTGCACACTGCAACTCTTCAGTGAACCCCACAACATGCTACTTCCACTTCGCTCTTCCCTGCCGGGAACAGGGCCTCTGTGCAGCCCCTCTCATCCCCAGTACCGCTATGGATTTAGAACTTAACTTGGTAAACAgtaagcagcattattcatggcACCATGTAGGGGGCTAAAAATGGTCCCGGGGAGTCTCTTTCTGTTCCCAAACCAGAGCTGATCATGTAATAACTGCTTTggattctggaaaagaaaaaggatacaCAATACCCAGAGTACATTTTCCTGAGAGAAgccaaagcagcagcagcagcagctgctggagcAGCGTGTTCTGTGGGCCTCAGCAACCCCCGTGCCCGCGCCCGGGGCGCCCCCACACAACCCTTACCATGGCCTTGTTCTCCTTGATGTTCATGGTCCTTCTCAGCAGGGCGTCCGAACTCTCCTGGCTCTCATCCCTGGAGTCCTCAGAATCAGAGGTAGAATCTTCCTCTTCCATCCCCTGCCGacagcctttctttcttccaggaATTGGTTTTTTATCGTTCTGTAAGCATGAGCTAGAAAACAACTGCTCGGAAGAACCGTTTTTATCTGATTTAGCCAACTTCTTGGTGGGGAACTGAAAGGCTACTCGAAGACCAATACTGCTTCTTCTAGACCTCCTCCTTCTAGGTGTAGccttttcttcttcatcatcttcctcttcctcgcTCACCAAAGATGCCTGGCTGTTGTCACTCAAATCTGACTCTACAAGctaacaaaataagagaaaaaaaaaaagaaacactaacaGACCTACAAAAAAGGCATGCATTTAAAACCATTCTGACATCAGGGAAAGCAGGAGTAGTAAAGAGCTTCCCTCTTCTTATGATTAGTTCTCTCTCAATTTTCCAGTTAAATGTGCAAGAAGTCGGCTgatgaataaaatcaaagagCTGGGCATCCACTGCTGACCTGCGCTCCATTCAGAGCACCAGGCCGTGAGCAGGACACTGACACAGTGGGCTCCTATGTTGGAACAACCAAGCTGGCCCACCTGGAAGCCAAGGAAGAGGAGCAACAAAGAGAGAGTACGCATGACACAAGAGTCACCGTCAGACAAACGTGGAGTGGTCAGGGGAAGAAACACTGACTAGTCTCCTCTAAACAGCAGGACTCCCGACCAAAGGGGGCAGGAGAACTGACTGCACCCTAAGTGAAGTGACCGAGGGGGAGACAGATGACCTGCCACTAGGCCTGCAGTCAAGGGATACCTCCCTCCTTTTGCTGTAACCTCCAGAGCTACAGGGTGAAACGGAGTCAGAAAGCTCTGCAGGTTGCTGCGGAGCACCCGTTCAGTCAGCTCCAGAAATCCTCATTCCGTATTTCCAAGTGAGAACACAGTAAGAACGCACTGTCAGTATGGAAGGCAGTAACAGGTGACATCACCCAGTGACAATGGCATGACATCTCAGATGTGATGGGACTCTCGGCAATGGTACAGAGATACGTTTAAATATTCAAGATCAAGGACATCTCTTGTGCCCTGAGAGCTCGCTGAGAGCACTCTTCCTCGACCACAAGCTAGAAAACTTAGTCTAGGAACCGCTGTCAGGGAATTCGGAAAATGGGGCTACTGTGAGGAGAACAGCAAGTGGCCGCAGGATGGACCCAGGACTCGGTTCCATGACTCTGCTTCCTGTGACCACCCCCCCACAGTCTAGCTGGACTCAAGTTAGAAAtaagacagagggagaaaaaaacgCAGGTAACTGCCAACCCTGGTGTATCAATCCACACCAAGCCAAGTGAGAAATATGACTATACTGCACTGATTCatctgggttttgttttaaatataccCTGGACCCCACATTAGTAGCTTCAGAGTTCAAAATGGTAGGCTGCAAAGAAATCCAATCTTATAGGACGCTGTCAGGGAAGAACTTCAGATTTGCTCTACTTATTCATCATACTCCTCCATCCAGCCTGCCTCTCTCCACCAAGGTCGTGGAGCAGCT
It encodes the following:
- the CDCA7L gene encoding cell division cycle-associated 7-like protein isoform X1; the encoded protein is MELAARYQIPKEVADIFNAPSDDEEFVGFQDDVPMETLSSEESCDSFDSLESGKQQDVRFHSKYFTEELRRIFIEDTDSETEDFEGFTQSDLNVQSNPEVMLVESDLSDNSQASLVSEEEEDDEEEKATPRRRRSRRSSIGLRVAFQFPTKKLAKSDKNGSSEQLFSSSCLQNDKKPIPGRKKGCRQGMEEEDSTSDSEDSRDESQESSDALLRRTMNIKENKAMLAQLLAELNSVPDFFPARTPASTSKKKTVRRAFSEGQITRRMNPARSARPPEKFALENFTVSAAKFAEEFYSFRRRKTISGGKGREYRRRHRVSSFRPVEDITEEDLENVAITVRDKIYDKVLGNTCHQCRQKTIDTKTVCRNQSCGGVRGQFCGPCLRNRYGEDVRSALLDPDWVCPPCRGICNCSYCRKRDGRCATGILIHLAKFYGYDNVKEYLESLQKQLVEDK
- the CDCA7L gene encoding cell division cycle-associated 7-like protein isoform X2, translated to MELAARYQIPKEVADIFNAPSDDEEFVGFQDDVPMETLSSEESCDSFDSLESGKQDVRFHSKYFTEELRRIFIEDTDSETEDFEGFTQSDLNVQSNPEVMLVESDLSDNSQASLVSEEEEDDEEEKATPRRRRSRRSSIGLRVAFQFPTKKLAKSDKNGSSEQLFSSSCLQNDKKPIPGRKKGCRQGMEEEDSTSDSEDSRDESQESSDALLRRTMNIKENKAMLAQLLAELNSVPDFFPARTPASTSKKKTVRRAFSEGQITRRMNPARSARPPEKFALENFTVSAAKFAEEFYSFRRRKTISGGKGREYRRRHRVSSFRPVEDITEEDLENVAITVRDKIYDKVLGNTCHQCRQKTIDTKTVCRNQSCGGVRGQFCGPCLRNRYGEDVRSALLDPDWVCPPCRGICNCSYCRKRDGRCATGILIHLAKFYGYDNVKEYLESLQKQLVEDK